From Acidihalobacter aeolianus, a single genomic window includes:
- the truB gene encoding tRNA pseudouridine(55) synthase TruB, whose amino-acid sequence MPAQIKRQRRDVSGVLLLDKPLGFSSNQALQAVKRLFNARKAGHTGSLDPLATGLLPICLGEATKVSFYLLEADKHYRATAKLGERTDTADAEGRCIATRPVPEFTASQLEAAMSPLRGEIEQIPPMYSALKHEGRRLYELARKGEEVERKPRRVVVHAFNLIGREGDRLEFDIRCSSGTYVRTLIDDLGEALGCGAHVTALRREGVSPFDNPRMYTLDELRQLAETGGMRALDDCLLQIDAALSRWQEVRLGAESSRFLGQGQPVWVPKAPTAGLVRLYDDSRGVFLGVGQILDDGRVSPKRLMRWAQN is encoded by the coding sequence ATGCCCGCGCAGATCAAACGTCAGCGTCGCGATGTCAGCGGCGTGCTGCTGCTCGACAAGCCGCTGGGATTCAGCTCGAATCAGGCGCTCCAGGCAGTCAAGCGCCTGTTCAATGCGCGCAAGGCAGGCCACACCGGTAGCCTTGACCCGTTGGCGACCGGTCTGCTGCCCATCTGTCTGGGCGAGGCGACCAAGGTCTCGTTCTATCTGCTCGAGGCGGACAAACACTATCGCGCCACCGCAAAGCTCGGCGAGCGTACGGATACCGCGGATGCCGAGGGCCGTTGCATCGCCACGCGCCCGGTGCCGGAATTCACCGCGAGTCAGCTTGAAGCGGCAATGTCGCCGCTGCGCGGCGAGATCGAGCAGATTCCTCCGATGTACTCCGCGCTCAAGCACGAGGGCCGCAGACTCTACGAACTTGCCCGCAAGGGAGAAGAAGTGGAGCGGAAACCCCGACGCGTCGTGGTGCATGCGTTCAACCTGATCGGTCGCGAGGGCGACCGACTCGAGTTCGATATCCGCTGCAGCAGCGGGACCTATGTGCGTACCCTGATCGACGACCTGGGCGAAGCGCTGGGATGCGGCGCTCACGTCACCGCCCTGCGCCGCGAAGGGGTCAGTCCCTTCGACAACCCTCGCATGTACACGCTGGATGAACTCCGCCAGCTCGCGGAAACGGGCGGGATGCGCGCGCTCGACGATTGTCTGCTGCAGATCGATGCGGCATTGAGCCGTTGGCAGGAGGTCAGGCTCGGGGCCGAATCCAGCCGTTTCCTCGGTCAGGGGCAACCGGTCTGGGTGCCCAAGGCACCTACCGCCGGCCTGGTGCGCCTGTATGACGACTCACGGGGCGTATTCCTGGGGGTCGGGCAGATTCTCGACGACGGCCGCGTCTCGCCGAAGCGCCTGATGCGCTGGGCGCAGAACTGA
- the rbfA gene encoding 30S ribosome-binding factor RbfA, protein MPREFSRTLRVGEQIRRELADLLRTEIKDPGMGMVTVGDVEVSKDLSHARVYFTVLGDAQVAAASGKALSRASGFLRRELGRRMRLRVVPALHFVFDDSELKGARVDALIEEAMRSDRARGQED, encoded by the coding sequence ATGCCGCGCGAATTTTCCAGGACCCTGCGTGTCGGCGAGCAGATCCGCCGTGAGCTGGCCGATCTGCTGCGTACCGAGATCAAGGACCCGGGCATGGGCATGGTCACGGTCGGCGACGTCGAGGTGTCCAAGGATCTGTCGCATGCACGGGTGTACTTCACCGTGCTCGGTGACGCTCAGGTCGCCGCGGCCAGCGGCAAGGCCCTGAGCCGGGCCTCAGGATTCCTGCGCCGCGAGCTGGGACGACGCATGCGCCTGCGGGTGGTGCCCGCACTCCACTTCGTGTTCGACGACAGCGAGCTCAAGGGTGCCCGAGTGGATGCCCTCATCGAGGAGGCGATGCGCTCCGACCGCGCGCGCGGACAGGAAGACTGA
- the infB gene encoding translation initiation factor IF-2, translating to MSTVTVKQLSEIVGTPVERLLEQLKEAGIAVKDPDQQVSDSQKMQLLEHLRQSHGSGDNGSGKQRITLKRRSTTELKVGGGGGRAKTISVEVRKKRTIMRGASEPSSTGEPDKSDETLAPVQAVAEPMVDSVEADVMTNKSALLAKQLEEEHRRLDEARRQAGEGRLAEDRARQEAQEELRRAEEEKREAEERAKREAEEAELRREQERAKAEEAKVEKARPKPKASKSRGSGRDDQGGRKELHVASDKRGRRKGGKSAALRGRAGAASDANAKHGFAKPTAPIVHEVAVPEIITVAELAQRMAVKASEVIKALMGMGVMATINQSLDQDTAVLVVEELGHIPKVTGADDVETNLEAQIEDDQREQAPRPPVVTIMGHVDHGKTSLLDYIRRAKVAAGEAGGITQHIGAYHVDTDKGSVTFLDTPGHAAFTAMRARGAQATDVVVLVVAADDGVMPQTIEAIQHARAAGVPLVVAVNKIDKPEADLDRVRTELSAQEVISEEWGGDTQFVPVSAKTGEGVDALLEAILLQAEVLELKAPFEGPASGVVIESSLDKGRGPVATVLVQKGRLNRGDILLSGQEFGRVRAMLDESGREITSAGPSTPVVILGLSGTPNAGDDTLVVADERKAREVAEFRQSKLREAKLANQQAAKLDNLFNNLQEGAAKTVNLLLKTDVQGSAEALRDALQKLSTDEVKVKIVATGVGGIAESDVNLALASEAIIIGFNVRADASARRLSAEKGVDLRYYSVIYEAIDDVRQALSGLLSPELREQIVGLAQVRDVFRSSRMGAVAGCLVIEGVVRRGNPIRVLRDNVVIYEGELESLRRFKDDVNEVRVGTECGIAVKNYNDVRAGDQIEVFEKVEVERSL from the coding sequence ATGAGCACGGTGACAGTCAAACAACTATCCGAAATCGTCGGCACCCCCGTTGAGCGCCTGTTGGAGCAGCTCAAGGAGGCCGGGATCGCGGTAAAGGATCCGGATCAGCAGGTGAGCGATTCGCAGAAAATGCAGTTGCTTGAGCATCTGCGCCAATCCCACGGCAGTGGCGATAACGGCTCCGGAAAACAGCGCATCACCCTCAAGCGGCGCAGCACCACGGAACTTAAGGTCGGTGGCGGTGGCGGGCGTGCCAAGACCATCAGCGTTGAAGTGCGCAAGAAGCGCACCATCATGCGCGGTGCATCTGAGCCATCATCCACTGGTGAGCCTGATAAAAGCGATGAGACCTTGGCGCCGGTCCAAGCAGTGGCAGAGCCTATGGTCGACTCTGTCGAAGCCGACGTAATGACCAATAAGTCGGCACTGCTTGCCAAGCAACTCGAAGAAGAGCATCGTCGGCTCGATGAGGCACGCCGTCAGGCCGGCGAGGGTCGCCTGGCCGAGGATCGAGCGCGGCAGGAAGCGCAGGAAGAACTGCGACGTGCGGAAGAGGAAAAGCGCGAGGCCGAGGAGCGTGCCAAGCGCGAGGCCGAGGAAGCCGAGTTGCGCCGCGAACAGGAGCGCGCCAAGGCGGAAGAAGCCAAGGTCGAGAAGGCACGTCCCAAGCCCAAGGCCTCTAAGTCACGCGGCAGTGGTCGCGACGACCAGGGCGGCCGCAAGGAACTGCATGTCGCGAGCGACAAGCGTGGCCGCCGCAAGGGCGGCAAGTCTGCTGCGCTCAGGGGTCGCGCCGGGGCCGCGAGCGACGCCAACGCGAAGCACGGTTTTGCCAAGCCCACCGCGCCCATCGTGCATGAAGTGGCCGTTCCTGAAATCATCACAGTGGCAGAGCTTGCCCAGCGCATGGCGGTGAAGGCGTCCGAGGTGATCAAGGCGTTGATGGGCATGGGTGTGATGGCCACCATCAACCAATCCCTGGATCAGGACACCGCGGTACTGGTGGTCGAAGAACTCGGACATATTCCGAAGGTCACCGGCGCCGACGACGTGGAAACCAACCTCGAGGCGCAGATCGAGGACGATCAGCGCGAGCAGGCACCGCGTCCGCCGGTGGTTACGATCATGGGCCACGTCGACCACGGCAAGACTTCGCTGCTCGACTACATCCGTCGCGCCAAGGTCGCGGCAGGTGAGGCCGGCGGTATCACGCAGCACATCGGCGCCTACCATGTCGATACGGACAAGGGCAGCGTGACCTTCCTGGATACACCGGGCCATGCGGCCTTTACGGCCATGCGTGCGCGCGGCGCACAGGCGACCGACGTGGTCGTGCTGGTGGTCGCGGCGGACGACGGCGTGATGCCCCAGACCATCGAGGCGATCCAGCATGCCCGTGCAGCGGGCGTGCCGCTGGTGGTGGCTGTGAACAAGATCGACAAGCCCGAGGCCGATCTGGACCGGGTGCGCACCGAACTGTCCGCGCAGGAAGTGATTTCCGAGGAGTGGGGCGGCGATACCCAGTTCGTGCCCGTCTCCGCCAAGACCGGCGAGGGCGTCGACGCGCTGCTCGAGGCCATCCTGCTGCAGGCCGAGGTGCTGGAGCTCAAGGCGCCTTTCGAGGGGCCGGCTTCCGGCGTGGTGATCGAGTCCAGCCTGGACAAGGGACGTGGCCCGGTGGCGACCGTGCTGGTGCAGAAGGGGCGTCTCAACCGCGGCGACATCCTGCTCAGCGGCCAGGAGTTCGGCCGCGTGCGTGCGATGCTCGACGAAAGCGGGCGCGAGATTACCTCGGCCGGTCCATCCACGCCGGTGGTGATTCTGGGGCTGTCCGGCACGCCGAATGCAGGCGACGACACCCTGGTGGTGGCCGACGAGCGCAAGGCGCGCGAGGTCGCTGAGTTCCGCCAGTCCAAGCTGCGTGAAGCCAAGCTGGCAAACCAGCAGGCTGCCAAGCTCGACAACCTGTTCAACAATCTGCAGGAAGGCGCCGCCAAGACGGTCAACCTGCTGCTCAAGACCGATGTGCAGGGCAGTGCCGAGGCGCTGCGTGACGCCCTGCAGAAGCTGTCGACGGACGAGGTCAAGGTCAAGATCGTTGCCACCGGCGTGGGCGGTATCGCGGAGTCCGACGTCAACCTGGCGCTGGCGTCAGAAGCCATCATCATCGGCTTCAACGTGCGTGCCGACGCCTCGGCGCGCCGGCTGAGTGCGGAGAAGGGTGTGGATTTGCGCTACTACAGCGTGATCTACGAGGCGATAGACGACGTTCGCCAGGCTCTTTCCGGCCTGCTGTCGCCGGAGCTGCGCGAGCAGATCGTCGGCCTCGCACAGGTGCGCGACGTGTTCCGCTCCTCGCGCATGGGTGCGGTGGCCGGCTGTCTGGTCATCGAAGGCGTCGTGCGTCGCGGCAACCCGATTCGCGTGCTGCGCGACAACGTCGTGATCTACGAGGGCGAGCTCGAATCGCTACGCCGCTTCAAGGACGACGTCAACGAAGTGCGCGTCGGCACCGAGTGCGGTATCGCGGTGAAGAACTACAACGACGTGCGCGCAGGCGACCAGATCGAAGTGTTCGAGAAGGTCGAGGTCGAACGGAGCCTGTAA
- the nusA gene encoding transcription termination factor NusA — protein sequence MNKEILLVVDAVSNEKAVDKEIIFEAIEAALASATRKKHGGEIDVRVSIDRRTGDYQGFRRWLVLDDEDPVFESPESQRLLSYAHQDHPDIQVGEYIEEPIEAADFGRIAAQIAKQVIVQKVREAERKQVVEAFEDRVGQLVMGVVKRSERHGIYLDLGGNAEAFIGREDSIPRETVRAGERLRGYLKEVRHEPRGPQLFVTRTAPEFLIELFKLEVPEVGQGVIEIKGAARDPGLRAKIAVKSNDQRLDPVGACVGMRGSRVQSVSNELAGERIDIVLWDENPAQFVINAMSPAEVLSIVVDEDKHSMDLAVAEEKLSQAIGRGGQNVKLASQLTGWELNVMSEQQAEEKNELETRELAQLFMDQLDVDQEIAAILVQEGFTSVDEVAYVPPEELLEIEEFDEGVVEELRARARDALLTRAIAAEESVAEPAADLRELEGMDDALANELAKRGIVTAEDLAEQAVDDLLDIQGMDAERAAALIMTARAPWFEASGAQE from the coding sequence ATGAACAAAGAGATTCTGCTGGTGGTCGACGCGGTCTCCAATGAGAAGGCCGTGGATAAGGAGATCATCTTCGAAGCCATCGAGGCCGCGCTCGCATCCGCAACCCGTAAGAAACACGGCGGCGAAATCGACGTGCGCGTGAGCATCGATCGACGCACTGGCGACTACCAGGGCTTTCGCCGCTGGCTGGTGCTGGATGACGAGGACCCGGTCTTCGAGTCTCCGGAAAGCCAGCGTCTACTGAGCTACGCGCACCAGGATCACCCGGACATTCAGGTGGGCGAGTACATCGAGGAGCCCATCGAGGCCGCCGATTTCGGGCGTATCGCTGCGCAGATCGCCAAGCAGGTGATCGTGCAAAAAGTGCGCGAGGCCGAGCGCAAACAAGTCGTCGAGGCCTTCGAGGATCGTGTCGGGCAGTTGGTCATGGGTGTGGTCAAACGCAGCGAGCGTCATGGCATCTATCTGGATCTGGGCGGGAACGCCGAGGCATTCATCGGTCGTGAGGATTCGATTCCGCGCGAAACCGTGCGTGCCGGGGAACGTTTGCGGGGTTACCTCAAGGAGGTCCGCCACGAACCTCGCGGCCCACAGCTTTTCGTGACCCGTACGGCGCCTGAATTCCTCATCGAGCTGTTCAAGCTCGAGGTACCGGAGGTGGGGCAGGGCGTCATCGAGATCAAGGGTGCGGCACGTGATCCGGGACTGCGCGCCAAGATTGCCGTCAAATCGAACGATCAGCGCCTCGACCCGGTAGGTGCCTGTGTCGGCATGCGCGGGTCGCGCGTGCAGTCGGTATCCAACGAACTTGCCGGCGAACGCATCGACATCGTCCTGTGGGACGAGAATCCGGCGCAGTTCGTGATTAACGCCATGTCGCCTGCAGAGGTGCTGTCGATCGTCGTGGATGAGGACAAGCACAGCATGGACCTCGCAGTAGCCGAGGAAAAGTTGTCGCAGGCCATCGGTCGCGGCGGGCAGAACGTCAAACTCGCCAGCCAGTTGACCGGCTGGGAATTGAACGTGATGTCCGAGCAGCAGGCGGAAGAAAAGAACGAGCTGGAAACCCGCGAGCTGGCCCAGCTGTTCATGGACCAGCTGGACGTCGATCAGGAAATCGCCGCGATCCTGGTTCAGGAAGGGTTTACTTCTGTGGATGAAGTGGCCTACGTACCGCCGGAAGAACTCCTTGAAATCGAGGAATTCGACGAGGGCGTGGTCGAGGAATTGCGGGCGCGTGCCCGGGATGCGCTGTTGACGCGTGCGATCGCCGCGGAAGAGTCCGTGGCCGAGCCAGCCGCGGACCTGCGCGAACTGGAAGGTATGGACGATGCGCTGGCGAACGAGCTCGCCAAGCGCGGTATCGTCACGGCGGAAGACCTCGCCGAGCAGGCCGTCGACGACCTGCTGGATATTCAGGGTATGGACGCGGAGCGAGCAGCCGCCTTGATCATGACCGCGCGTGCGCCCTGGTTCGAGGCATCCGGCGCGCAGGAATGA
- the rimP gene encoding ribosome maturation factor RimP codes for MSESMQERLETLLAPLVTGLGFELWGLEYLQSGDQAHVRLFIDRDGGVTLDDCALISEQAGALLDVEDPISLAYRLEVSSPGLDRVLFKPEQYTRYVGERLKVRLRWPVDGRRNLQGRLVSCADDAIVIELETGEMATVPLNAVHRARLIYDMAAAPHPQGDDAADAGD; via the coding sequence ATGAGCGAATCGATGCAGGAACGGCTGGAAACCTTGCTGGCACCTCTGGTGACAGGCCTGGGTTTCGAGCTGTGGGGCCTCGAGTATTTGCAGAGCGGTGATCAGGCGCATGTGCGTTTGTTCATCGACCGCGACGGCGGCGTCACGCTGGACGACTGCGCCCTGATCAGCGAACAGGCCGGTGCGCTGCTGGACGTCGAGGATCCGATCAGCTTGGCATACCGCCTGGAAGTTTCCTCGCCAGGCCTCGATCGCGTTCTGTTCAAGCCGGAGCAGTACACCCGGTATGTGGGCGAGCGTCTGAAGGTGCGTCTGCGCTGGCCGGTTGACGGTCGCCGGAACCTGCAGGGGCGACTGGTGAGCTGTGCAGACGACGCCATTGTGATCGAGCTTGAGACCGGCGAGATGGCAACGGTACCACTGAACGCGGTTCACCGCGCGCGGTTGATTTACGACATGGCTGCGGCGCCGCACCCGCAGGGTGACGACGCGGCGGACGCCGGCGATTGA
- a CDS encoding DUF2818 family protein encodes MSDGTYTWAYVIVAVIAANLPWLTERRFFLLPTKTAKSAAFRLLEWLVMYFVTGAIGLGLEHQMTGQIYHKSWVFFTVTVSLFIVFALPGFVYRYDLRKHLRAGR; translated from the coding sequence GTGAGTGACGGAACCTACACTTGGGCCTACGTGATCGTGGCCGTTATCGCCGCGAATCTGCCTTGGCTGACCGAGCGCCGTTTCTTTCTGTTGCCCACGAAGACAGCGAAGTCCGCAGCATTCAGGCTGTTGGAGTGGCTGGTGATGTACTTCGTGACCGGTGCCATCGGATTGGGCCTAGAGCATCAGATGACCGGCCAGATTTATCACAAGAGCTGGGTATTCTTTACGGTGACCGTTTCGCTGTTCATCGTTTTCGCGCTGCCCGGCTTTGTCTACCGCTATGACCTGCGCAAGCACCTGCGTGCCGGTCGATGA
- the nuoN gene encoding NADH-quinone oxidoreductase subunit NuoN, with protein MNHFPLSDITLVVPELFMLGMICTILVVDVFLKDEQRGVTYWLTQFTLLATLVLTLAMNDGSSHVGLGGSFVTDPLAVLLKAAVYVLTFAVFVYSRRYQESRDLFRGEYYVLGLGGVLGMMVLISAYSLLTVYLGLELMSLALYAMVALQRDSGRASEAAMKYFVLGALASGMLLYGMSILYGLTGTLDIPEIATSLIQQPHHSVAVAFAIVFVVVGLAFKLGAVPFHMWVPDVYEGAPSSVTLYVGSVTKIAAFAMLLRLLAEALPSWHASWGGMLELMVVLSLAVGNVIAIAQTNIKRMLAYSTIAHVAFVMLGVMTGSAAGYAAAMFYVLIYALMSAGAFGMVVLLSRKGYEAENLSDFSGLNERSPWLAFVMLLFMFSMAGVPPTVGFYAKLVVLQSVIQVGQPWLALYAVIMSVIGAFYYLRVVKYMYFDKPADSEPVAPGSLAGAVMSANGLSVLVLGIFPGVLMSICVAAAANL; from the coding sequence ATGAATCACTTCCCCCTGTCCGACATCACCCTGGTGGTGCCCGAGTTGTTCATGCTCGGCATGATCTGCACGATTCTCGTGGTCGACGTTTTCCTCAAGGACGAACAGCGCGGCGTGACCTACTGGCTGACGCAATTCACACTCCTTGCCACACTGGTTCTCACCCTGGCGATGAACGACGGCAGCAGTCATGTCGGTCTGGGCGGAAGTTTCGTCACTGACCCCCTGGCCGTGTTGCTCAAGGCCGCAGTGTATGTGCTCACGTTCGCGGTTTTCGTTTACTCCCGGCGCTACCAGGAGTCGCGCGATCTGTTCCGTGGGGAGTATTACGTGCTCGGTCTCGGTGGCGTTCTCGGGATGATGGTGTTGATCTCGGCCTATAGCCTACTGACGGTGTATCTTGGCCTTGAGCTCATGTCGCTCGCGTTGTATGCGATGGTGGCACTGCAGCGGGACTCGGGCCGCGCTTCCGAGGCCGCGATGAAGTACTTCGTGCTCGGTGCGCTGGCTTCCGGCATGCTGCTGTACGGCATGTCGATCCTGTACGGGTTGACCGGAACCCTGGACATCCCGGAAATCGCGACCTCGTTGATCCAGCAGCCGCATCACTCGGTGGCCGTGGCCTTCGCCATTGTCTTCGTGGTGGTTGGTCTGGCCTTCAAGCTGGGTGCCGTGCCGTTCCATATGTGGGTGCCCGACGTTTACGAAGGTGCGCCCAGTTCGGTCACGCTGTACGTCGGTTCGGTCACCAAGATCGCCGCCTTCGCGATGTTGCTGCGTCTGCTTGCAGAGGCACTGCCGAGCTGGCATGCGAGTTGGGGTGGCATGCTTGAACTCATGGTGGTCCTGTCGCTGGCGGTCGGCAACGTCATTGCCATCGCGCAGACCAACATCAAGCGCATGCTGGCGTATTCGACCATCGCACACGTGGCCTTCGTGATGCTCGGGGTCATGACCGGCAGCGCTGCCGGCTATGCCGCGGCGATGTTCTACGTGCTGATCTATGCCCTGATGTCTGCCGGTGCCTTTGGCATGGTCGTGTTGCTCAGTCGTAAGGGCTACGAGGCAGAGAACCTATCCGACTTCAGCGGCTTGAACGAACGCAGTCCCTGGCTGGCTTTCGTGATGCTGCTGTTCATGTTCTCCATGGCCGGGGTACCCCCCACCGTCGGTTTCTATGCGAAACTTGTCGTGCTGCAGTCTGTCATACAGGTCGGTCAGCCCTGGTTGGCCCTCTATGCAGTGATCATGTCCGTCATTGGTGCCTTTTATTATCTGCGGGTGGTCAAGTACATGTACTTCGACAAACCGGCTGATTCAGAGCCCGTCGCGCCGGGTTCGCTTGCCGGAGCCGTAATGAGTGCCAATGGACTGTCCGTGTTGGTCCTCGGAATATTTCCTGGAGTTCTGATGTCGATTTGTGTTGCCGCTGCGGCGAATCTGTAA
- a CDS encoding NADH-quinone oxidoreductase subunit M — protein MLTHWPLLSLVIWLPILGGAVLMATSASSPQLTRRLALIFSIIVFAVSIPLLTDFNVHTASMQFVEFHPWIQPLNINYHLGVDGISAPLIVLTTFMTVIVIIAGWEVINRHVAQYMAAFLVLEGLMNGVFAALDSVLFYVFFEGMLIPMFLVIGVWGGPRRVYATIKFFLYTFLGSVPMLIALIYMYTRTGSFSIADLQQMHLGMTAQILIFLAFMGAFAVKIPMWPVHTWLPDAHVEAPTGGSIILAAIMLKVGAYGFLRFSLPILPDASQAMSGILIFMSLVAVVYIGFVALVQQDMKKLIAYSSIAHMGFVTLGFFSIYLIVAHTSQTGAALLGMEGGLVQMISHGFVSGAMFFCVGVLYDRVHSREISAYGGVVNRMPVFAGFFVLFAMANVGLPGTSGFVGEFMVILASFHANFWIALLAAFTLIIGAAYTLWMIKRVVFGPVANQDVASLTDVTPREKLLLVLMALAVLAIGVWPAPLLDIMHVSMQHVLQQALATKL, from the coding sequence ATGCTTACGCATTGGCCGCTGCTTAGCCTGGTGATCTGGCTGCCGATACTCGGCGGTGCTGTGCTCATGGCCACATCGGCCAGTTCGCCGCAATTAACGCGTCGTTTGGCACTGATTTTCTCGATCATCGTGTTCGCCGTCAGTATCCCGCTGCTGACCGATTTCAACGTGCATACGGCCAGCATGCAGTTCGTTGAATTCCATCCCTGGATCCAGCCGCTGAATATCAACTACCACCTGGGTGTCGACGGCATCTCCGCACCGCTCATCGTGCTGACCACCTTCATGACCGTGATCGTGATCATCGCCGGCTGGGAGGTGATCAACCGCCATGTGGCGCAGTACATGGCCGCATTTCTGGTGCTAGAAGGCCTGATGAATGGCGTTTTCGCCGCGCTCGACTCGGTGCTGTTCTACGTCTTCTTCGAAGGTATGCTGATTCCGATGTTTCTGGTGATCGGCGTGTGGGGTGGCCCACGGCGGGTGTATGCCACGATCAAGTTCTTCCTGTATACCTTCCTTGGCTCGGTGCCGATGCTCATCGCGCTGATCTACATGTATACCCGCACAGGCAGCTTCAGCATTGCCGATCTGCAACAGATGCATCTGGGCATGACGGCGCAGATACTGATCTTCCTTGCCTTCATGGGCGCGTTCGCGGTCAAGATACCGATGTGGCCGGTGCATACCTGGCTGCCGGATGCCCATGTCGAGGCGCCCACCGGCGGGTCTATCATCCTCGCGGCCATCATGCTCAAGGTCGGGGCCTACGGTTTCCTGCGTTTCTCGCTGCCGATCCTGCCCGATGCCAGCCAGGCGATGAGCGGGATTCTGATCTTCATGTCGCTGGTTGCCGTGGTCTACATCGGCTTCGTGGCGCTGGTGCAGCAGGACATGAAGAAGCTGATTGCCTATTCGTCCATCGCCCATATGGGCTTCGTCACCCTGGGATTCTTCTCCATTTATCTGATCGTCGCGCACACCTCGCAGACGGGGGCGGCCTTGCTGGGCATGGAAGGCGGTCTGGTACAGATGATTTCGCATGGCTTTGTCTCCGGGGCCATGTTCTTCTGCGTCGGCGTGCTCTATGACCGTGTGCACAGCCGCGAGATCTCGGCCTATGGTGGCGTCGTGAACAGGATGCCCGTATTCGCGGGGTTTTTCGTCCTGTTTGCCATGGCCAATGTCGGCCTCCCGGGAACGTCCGGATTCGTTGGCGAATTCATGGTGATCCTGGCCAGTTTCCATGCCAATTTCTGGATCGCCCTGCTGGCGGCCTTTACCCTGATCATCGGTGCGGCGTACACCCTGTGGATGATCAAGCGGGTCGTCTTCGGGCCGGTGGCCAACCAGGATGTCGCGTCGCTGACTGACGTGACGCCTCGCGAAAAACTGCTGCTGGTGCTGATGGCGCTCGCCGTGCTCGCGATCGGTGTGTGGCCGGCGCCCCTGCTCGATATCATGCACGTCTCGATGCAGCATGTGCTGCAGCAGGCGCTGGCGACCAAGCTTTGA